A genomic segment from Nodularia sphaerocarpa UHCC 0038 encodes:
- the cas2 gene encoding CRISPR-associated endonuclease Cas2, with protein MLFYIIVYDIPDDKKRKKISDLLEGYGQRVQYSVFECLLNQNQYQELKKRLRRHINFGEDSLRFYPLSQHTFKQIETWGEPPVTQLPGSTII; from the coding sequence ATGCTATTTTATATTATAGTATATGATATCCCTGATGATAAAAAACGCAAAAAAATCTCAGACTTATTAGAAGGATATGGTCAACGAGTCCAATATTCAGTATTTGAGTGTCTGCTCAATCAAAATCAATATCAGGAATTGAAAAAAAGACTGCGGAGACATATAAATTTTGGCGAAGATAGTTTGCGGTTTTACCCTTTAAGCCAACATACATTTAAACAAATTGAAACCTGGGGAGAACCACCAGTAACTCAACTTCCTGGTTCAACTATTATTTAA
- the cas1 gene encoding CRISPR-associated endonuclease Cas1, translating into MRTLYVSRQGCYITLKGETLIIKQGETIHGEVQLPHLEQILVFGKSQITTQAIRTCLWRDIPIAYLSRMGHCYGRLIPIARGYRQLSRYQQQLTDIDNLLVARNIVQGKLKNSRTFLQRQQRRNPSSTAEMAIKSLEVLRQKAAEAETIERLMGLEGAGAAQYFSAFGECLNNPDFVFLARSRRPPGNPVNAMLSFGYQILWNHLLTIIELQGLDPYYACLHQGTQRHAALASDLIEEFRAPMIDSLVLWLVNSKIMKIAEDFEYHDSGCYLNNYGRPKYIKYFLQRLEEEVQNAQGEKQPRWDLITQQIKSFKNFVYHPSQLYQPYQIR; encoded by the coding sequence ATGCGGACATTATATGTATCTCGACAAGGTTGTTACATCACCCTCAAAGGCGAAACCTTAATAATCAAACAAGGAGAAACAATTCATGGCGAAGTCCAACTACCACACCTAGAACAAATATTAGTATTTGGTAAATCGCAAATCACCACCCAAGCAATTCGCACTTGTTTGTGGCGAGATATTCCCATAGCTTACCTATCCCGCATGGGACACTGTTATGGTAGACTGATTCCCATAGCCAGAGGCTACCGTCAACTGTCTCGCTATCAGCAACAACTCACAGATATTGACAACTTATTAGTAGCCAGAAACATAGTCCAAGGTAAACTCAAAAATAGCCGCACATTTTTACAAAGACAGCAACGGCGTAACCCTTCCAGCACTGCGGAAATGGCGATTAAAAGTTTAGAAGTTCTCCGCCAAAAAGCCGCAGAAGCCGAAACAATCGAGCGACTAATGGGATTAGAAGGTGCTGGAGCCGCCCAATACTTTTCCGCCTTTGGTGAATGTTTAAACAATCCTGATTTTGTCTTTTTAGCCCGCAGTCGTCGCCCTCCTGGGAATCCAGTTAACGCCATGTTAAGTTTTGGATACCAAATTTTATGGAATCATTTGTTGACAATCATTGAACTCCAGGGACTAGATCCATATTATGCTTGTCTGCATCAAGGAACCCAACGCCATGCGGCGCTAGCTTCTGATTTAATAGAAGAATTTCGCGCCCCGATGATTGATTCTTTGGTATTGTGGTTAGTCAATAGCAAAATCATGAAAATTGCTGAAGATTTTGAATATCATGATAGCGGTTGTTATTTAAATAATTATGGTCGTCCCAAATATATTAAATATTTCTTACAGCGCTTAGAAGAAGAAGTGCAGAATGCCCAAGGTGAAAAACAACCAAGGTGGGATTTAATCACCCAGCAAATTAAAAGCTTTAAAAATTTCGTTTATCATCCAAGTCAATTATATCAGCCTTATCAAATTCGGTAA
- the csx18 gene encoding CRISPR-associated protein Csx18 gives MYITTRAALVRNLGVAIVNGAITLILLLIAPLGLAAVIINTILVTIASFVNATAGDTVVKFLQPTQIKTLVAEIISQQTQITKQTEYK, from the coding sequence ATGTATATTACTACTCGTGCTGCATTAGTTCGTAACTTAGGAGTAGCCATAGTCAACGGTGCAATCACACTCATCCTCTTATTAATTGCACCTTTAGGATTAGCCGCCGTGATTATAAATACAATTCTTGTAACTATTGCCAGTTTTGTCAACGCCACCGCAGGTGATACCGTAGTCAAGTTTTTACAACCAACTCAAATCAAAACATTAGTCGCCGAAATCATTTCCCAACAAACACAAATCACCAAACAAACCGAATATAAATAA